In a genomic window of Lepisosteus oculatus isolate fLepOcu1 chromosome 5, fLepOcu1.hap2, whole genome shotgun sequence:
- the LOC102684911 gene encoding circadian-associated transcriptional repressor, with protein sequence MMSASDSDCSIDWLASDDDSDSVFESDCDRANSGRTLPLPRQHLCHAGDTREPCAPHSNCAPSESRRGCGLDKGSVPTCADSDQVYALAGAPRRRDRSWDRRKDLEPLQGEQEGASSSSCPSLGRTERSPDRKRDRSLRDPEHREGGRASGSEQDRMFAHKCMELQCYIHPLSSILNGLRSGRYRQRLSSFQESVAMDRIQRIMGVLQNPCMGERYINIILQVEVMLKNWFPHVKPSDQRLDEETQDTPPSKKLKMSPSGMTRNAPKASPTSSCVLPPSHKAHRNIELPPSGTTSSTNLKWLHTSPICTPSVEHALGRLGHRAAARESDVTQDNAVSSSTDGRRPPPGKINAPCLERLLKATESIISHKGTGSAKETGCS encoded by the exons ATGATGTCTGCTTCAGATTCTGACTGCTCCATAGACTGGTTGGCCAGCGACGATGATAGTGACAGCGTGTTTGAATCCGATTGTGACCGGGCCAATTCAGGGAGGACATTGCCCTTACCTCGTCAGCATCTGTGCCACGCCGGGGACACTCGGGAGCCTTGTGCCCCACACTCAAACTGCGCCCCATCGGAGAGCAGGCGCGGCTGTGGCCTGGACAAGGGCAGCGTGCCCACGTGTGCGGATAGTGACCAGGTCTACGCCCTGGCTGGAGCCCCGCGCAGGCGTGACAGGTCCTGGGACAGGAGAAAAGACCTGGAGCCCCTCCAGGGAGAGCAGGAGGGGGCCTCCTCTTCGTCCTGCCCATCGCTGGGGCGGACCGAGCGCTCTCCGGACAGGAAGAGGGACAGGAGCTTGAGGGACCCGGAGCACAGGGAAGGTGGCCGGGCCAGCGGGTCAGAACAGGACAGGATGTTTGCTCACAAG TGTATGGAGCTGCAGTGCTACATTCACCCACTGTCTTCAATCTTGAATGGCTTGCGATCTGGGAGATACAGACAGC gactAAGCAGTTTCCAAGAGAGTGTTGCCATGGACAGAATCCAGAGAATAATGGGTGTTCTGCAGAACCCATGCATGGG CGAACGATACATCAACATCATTCTGCAGGTTGAGGTGATGCTGAAGAATTGGTTCCCTCATGTGAAACCCAGTGACCAACGCCTTGATGAGGAGACCCAGGACACCCCTCCCTCAAAGAAGCTGAAG ATGTCTCCCTCCGGGATGACCCGGAATGCTCCAAAGGCCAGCCCCACGTCTTCTTGTGTTCTTCCTCCGAGCCACAAAGCCCACAGAAATATTGAACTGCCTCCATCCGGCACTACTTCATCCACAAACTTAAAGTGGCTGCACACCTCCCCCATCTGTACCCCCTCTGTGGAGCATGCGCTGGGGAGACTCGGCCACCGGGCCGCGGCCAGGGAGAGCGACGTCACGCAGGACAACGCGGTCTCCTCCAGCACCGACGGCCGCCGCCCGCCGCCGGGGAAGATCAACGCCCCCTGTTTGGAAAGACTGCTGAAAGCTACGGAGAGCATCATCAGCCATAAAGGGACAGGGTCCGCGAAGGAAACGGGCTGCTCTTAG